Sequence from the Mauremys reevesii isolate NIE-2019 linkage group 5, ASM1616193v1, whole genome shotgun sequence genome:
acaaaagaccagatttcatggtccatgacacatttttcataactgtgaatttggtagtgTCCTATACATAGGTGTTAGTCTGATCCTCTGTACAGAGGTGAATAAATTTCATCCTTAGGAAGTATATACTGTTATATCCTCCTAATGTGTAAGGGTATTTTTTGATAAACTCAGTTAAACACATCTGGCCTTTACACACTGGCTAACTCACAATACTGAGTTCACTTTCAAGGTATTTAAAGAAGCCTGCATATCTTATGATCTTTTCAGTTTTCACTAGGAAATTATTTTAGAATTTTGGGATTCTTGGACAACACCTTTAtaatgggctgaaccaaaacAGCAATCTTAAACCCAAACCCAATATTAGGATTTGAGTTCAACTCTATAAACGATACATAAAAAGCTACTTGCTCACTTTATTCTCTCATGTAGTCCCACTGAGGTGGATGAAAGGGCTATTTGTGCAAAGCAGGTGAGGAGGATTTCAGCTCTAGAGGAGATTGGGTAAAAACAAGTGttcagttattttcttttttaaaattatgttaaAATCCGCTGGATCTAGATGAGTTTTCATTGCATAATATTTGTTAATGTTTCACATATTTTAAAAGCACAACTATGAGCATTTTAGAGAAGGGCtagatgtagggtgaccagatgacatgaagaaaatattgcaacacatgggagggggggggggagcagggagttCCACCAgcagagcaaaacaaaaaaaaaccaggagtgcaaaatatcgggacaaacgCCTacatattgggacagtcccgattttatcaggccgtctggtcaccctagctagatGTAAAaatttagggtgaaatcctggctccgctGAGGTCAAagataaaactctcattgacttaaatggggaaAGAATTTCACCCTTTGTCTTTCTGCTACTTCTGTAAGCAGCTCTGTGGAAATCCTTCATATGCTATTTTGTAACTTAAATACAATATGCCTCAGTGAAtcacaacaaatatcacaattgcTTTCTACAGCAATGGCACACTAGGGGGACTATTTATCTGTTGTAGCACACTACTGttaaaaaacagcaacaaattGAACTGACCCTTTCCTACACTGCAACTAACTGGTCCTACAGACAGATTTAAGTAAGCCATCTAAAAAgcattaaatatttttgtgtgtgtgtgtgcacaaacCTTGGTACTACCAACCGATATTACCAAGTATACCTGTTTATTCACTTATTTAAAAAACTGATAGAGTTGCTCCTAAAATACATTTTATGGGATATTtcgatttttaaaaaacaaatttaaagtCATCATGAGAAATGTTATGCATAAATAAAACAGCAAATCTTGAAAATTTCCTCTTTTGATGGAAGACTTTCTCATGtagaatgtgttttgtttttaggaaGTCTCTCTCCCTATTGGGAGGAAggcgtttgtttgtttgtatatatttatttcagAGAGACACTTAAAATCCTTCTGATACTCTTCCACCTAATTTTAATTCGTACCACTGTCACATGCTAACTCATATTTACATCGTTCTCAGGACAGTTTCAGATTTGCTAGGAGGAGCCTCCCGTTGGGTTAAATTCAATGCAGTTTTTATAATTTCTTGTTATAGCAGTGAAGGATTTTTCTGTGTGTTTAAAAGAGATAGGCAACATttcattgggttttttttatagcTTTTATTCAAATAGCCGTAACTTGACAAGCCTGCACTTAAGATGTCCCCTCCAAAGCAAAAGACAACTCTATTTCCTTGAGCTTCCAGGTACTGTTCTGCGCCTGCAAAATCAAACTTCTAAAATCCATGTTtgtaaaaaaacaaccaaccacaaACCCCCACAACAACACACACTTTCCAGAAAACTTCTTGGGCTTTGCTTTAAATGGACAACGTTCACGCAGGAGACTTTTCCAAGAAGAAAGTTTCTCACCCTCTCTAGTTTCTCTCTCGGGCCTCCTCCAACTTCACCTCCTTTTGCAGCTATGCATCCACCCCTGTAGTTCCCCTTACCAGGCTGCCCGTAGAGCGGACATAGGCTGTACCATCCTCCGAACTACAGATCCCAGGATCCCTCTCCCAAGCCCAACaaccttccttcctcctccctgcccttgTTGTTGGAAAAGGCTCTGGCTGAGTTTCAGAGAAAGTCTCAGCTCCTCCACTGTGGACGGGGAGGGCGAGGCGGGCCGCAGAGGCCGccggtggggaggaagggaaagggtAAGGGGTGGGGAAACCGTGTTCAACTGACAGCAGCAAAGGCCGATGGTGACGGTAGAAGACGGGGCTGGAGAGGCAGGACACTTGAATACCAGGGCAGATCCCTCCCCCCGAGCTAAgagggagggacccctcctcctgTCCGTGCCCAGTAGTCGCTgaggctccccctccccttctaaTCTCTGCGTTCGCTCGGTCGAACTCTGCTGGGAGCAGGATTCCAGCCCTCCCGCCCCTCTCAAGTCCCAGCGTTGCCGGGGTGGAACTTTGCCGGGCTCCACGTTCCAGCCCAGCCGGGAGGGGGAAGCCAGGGACACGAGCGCTGCCCGGGCGattcccgccccctcccagcgcagcagcagctggggaggaggaaggagccgCGCTAGGCAGCGGCGCTGAGATTTgccaggcaggcagcagagggAGAGCAGCAAGGGAAGCCCCCGCGGTCCGTCCTCGCGCGGAAGCTGCAGCTAGTCCCCGCCGCGCGAGGCGGCTCTTGCGGCAGCCCGCAGGAGCGAGCCTGGCAGCGCTGCGGCGGGGTTGCTCCCCGGGACACGGGCGTTGAAGTTGCGGTGGCCCAGGCGGGGCGGCGGCCGCTGCTCCTCTGCCTGCTGTTTGTGTGACTCCGTGGCCGGAGGGGGAGAGCCGCCCCCTCCGTCCCGCTTCCCACTCCGCTGCCTCCGCTCCCCCGGCTCGGGCTGTTTGTGTGGGAGACACCCCCCTCCTTCGTTCCCTCCCCCcgtccgcctcctcccctctccccagagccGGAGGAGGCCGGAGCGGGCGCGGTGCGGCTGCTGCTGTGTCTCTGGGGCTCtctcggcccggcccggcccggccgcgccGCTGCTACGGACAGAGGAATCCCCCCAGCGGGAAGGCGGCGCAACCATGAGCGGCGGGGAGGTGGTTTGCTCGGGCTGGCTCCGAAAGTCCCCGCCGGAGAAGAAGTTGAAGCGATACGTGAGTGCATTCACCGTACGGCGTATCCCCTGGGCTGGCTGGCGTCCCTCCCCCTCCTCGCCCTGCCTCGCTCTCCCGTCCCGGCTGCCTTCGTCCCTCTCTGCCTGGTTCTCCTTCCTCCCCGCCCGGCACCTTGCCCCGCTGCGCTCGCTCCTTCCCTGCCCgctgctctcctctctctgccctcttGTAGCATGGTGGAGTTACTGTGTTGACAACAGAGACTTTCTGTCGGCTGGCACCGCACAGCTCCTTTGGCTTTcacacctttctttctttctttctttctttactgCCAAGTACGCAGTTCAGTTTGATGTCAGTTAGGAAAGGACCCTGAGCGGCCAGATCTTTTATCTTGGTTTTATTGCCTTGCTAAGGGAGCGAGGGGCGGAGTTGTTCCCTTTAGATCCTCTCAAGTTATGTCTTTTAAATGTAAACACTGGCTAGTCTTTTCCTAGAGCCACTGTACAGCTCACTCAGTGGGGCTGGAGGAAGATAAAACCCTAGTTCATCGGTAGATATTGCAAATAGAAAGTTGTTCTTTACAGGGCAATTGCAACTTTGTGCAACAGTGATCTTTCCTACAGGTATCTGGGAAGCACTTTTACTCCCCTCCTGAGTACAGCTCACATGAGGGAACCTTTTCACCTTCAGAACTCCTGGCTTACatattgaaaagaaaagaaaaacaatgtttCTTTTTTATAGAATTCTGCTGTTGCTCATAAGTAAATATTCTAACAGACTGTAGCAGAGATGACATTTAAGTTGCATGAAAATGGTGCTTGTTTGCTGAGAGGGCGAATTTCTTGACACAGGACCAGCAATGCTGTCGTAGCTCTATAGGCTTTCGGAGACGCTGTCAAGTCACGTAGGATGGATGCATGGTGCCAGAAGTGATCTTTCTTGAGGTCCTTCCCATGGCACCAAAGTGGCTTGCATGGTATCTGTATAATTGGTACAAGATGCTATTTCTTCACTTAGGCATTTTTAGGTTTCATTTAAATAGAAGATGAACTTTGAAGGTGCCACTCTTATTGAAGCAGACAGACTACTTGAGAATCAGCAAACACAGCTTGTCATGgcacaatatttctttttattgatGTCTTCATGACCACTTTCCAAAGAGGAAAGAGAGAAGTGAACTTTAGTTGCTGTCATTGAGTTTTTAAATTACAAGGAGTTTGTTAAACAAGACTTCCCTGTGTTTTAAGATAAAAGCTATTTCAGGCCCCAGTCCTGTCCTATTGGAGTGAATggtaaaagtcccattgactataGTATTGCAGGATCAGACTTTCAATGAGAATATTGTGGTGGTGTATAAAACCTTTATATCTTTCCTACAGAATTGGGCACTGGGTCTATATAGGTATTCATTTTTTTTGAACTGTTAGGGCACTGGTAAAAGTATAGTATAATTAGTACAGTGGCAGTGATTGAGGTATCAAGTGATCTAATCTTTTAAGTTTGACTAGTTTTCTACAGGAAAAGTAAAGTCGCACACAATTTTGCTGTCTCTTGATGGAAGAGGTTATTAACAGTTAAGAACTTGATACAGTAAATCATAGATAACCTTACTCGAGAGGTTGGACTTTTCCATATTATTGAGGTGTTTTTTTGAATGAATTAGTGGCTGCACTGCTAAattaaaataatgcacattgcaTTAGAAGAAAACTCCAGTGAATAATAAATACTTATTTAGCTGTCTAAGGTATTATAACTGTATAAGCATACATACATTTCAGACTCTCCAGTCAGTGGGACTGTTGTCCTTCTCGGGGATCTGCCATCTTAATCCTACTGTCCAACAGAAACTCTGTTTGATCTAAAGTAGGCTCGAAACAGTTTTCATTGGCATTAAAAAAACATAAATCTCACTTTGAGTTGATGTAAGTTACATATTATTATAAAAATGCTGGTTGAGTTAactgtttaaaaaattaagttaatGAAAAGATCACTTGAGATATTTTAATGATTATACCCTTCTTTATAATATAGGATCATATGTTACACAATAGTGTTCCTTTAACTGGTCCGCCCTGAAAAGTAGTCATCCCTGTGTTTTCAGTTAATATCACTTAAAGATCTGCTTTTTGAACCTGTATAGAATGAAGATGGCATGTAGGGGGTAAGGGCAAGCTTCCAGTAACTTTACTGTAGCTTAGTTGGTACCACTCTTGTCTAGACTGTAGGACAGAAAGCCATAAATTTAAATCCTACAACCATATTAGCTGACACAACAGCAACAGAAGAGGAGGGGCTGTTTAAGGGATAGGTTAAAATAAGGTTCCTTCTGCTTGTCTGTGGTGCCTGGTGAATTGTTAGATAAAAGATTCTCAAGTCCATGTTTGTAACCTTGATATCATGATCAAGGTTCTTTGTCCAAATAAAAAGGCTGTTAGTAAAAATTCACAGAGTTGGACCTAAGTGCTCTATGACTGATGCAGATTTGTCTATCCTAACAATAACTACATCTTTGTGAAGCAGCATAAAAAGTTATATAAAGCTGCATTTTATATTGGTGACATTTCAGAAGGCTTCCtcagaaggaagagagaggaatAAATTTTCACTGGAAAAGTATGTTTTTGCAACACATACTTTTCACATATATATGGAACACTGTAACTTCATGCCTTGTTAGTTAATGCACACAAATGTTGGGGCAAATCCAAGAGTCCATCTGGGAAGGGAG
This genomic interval carries:
- the LOC120406145 gene encoding translation initiation factor IF-2-like → MVAPPSRWGDSSVRSSGAAGPGRAERAPETQQQPHRARSGLLRAARLAPAGCRKSRLARRGLAAASARGRTAGASLAALPLLPAWQISAPLPSAAPSSSPAAAALGGGGNRPGSARVPGFPLPAGLERGARQSSTPATLGLERGGRAGILLPAEFDRANAEIRRGGGASATTGHGQEEGSLPLSSGGGICPGIQVSCLSSPVFYRHHRPLLLAEILLTCFAQIALSSTSVGLHERIKSLLNKCAVTDAAWGERPALMCTMEDCVPMLGDSPSQIKQWRRNSKFASQSCRNSLQTIQSLTYAEINQQDVPAPRPPRQ